The Labrus bergylta chromosome 15, fLabBer1.1, whole genome shotgun sequence genome includes a region encoding these proteins:
- the LOC109999005 gene encoding xaa-Arg dipeptidase-like, which produces MSFSCDELQDVKQRLSSCIDESTEKLRRLSEDIWSCAELAYQEHKSHDRQSHVDTCGQHGHVVNVGFLCEYDALDLPVQVQVTVLGTPAEEDGGGKIDLLNEGAFDNMDVVFMAHPLQDDAPYLPLVAEHDVIIKYHGKASHASAYSWEGVNALDAAVLCYNSLSVLRQQMKPDWRVHGIIKHGGEKPNIIPAFTQLEYYLGTPSQAELLLLKSKAEGCFRAAAEATGCWVEVEYSRNAFDNILRNKTLEDLYENNGKALGMEFTTDEEVLNNASGSTDFGNVTFVVPGIHPYFYIGSKALNHTEEYTVASGDDRAHFFTVRTAKPLAMTALDVLLRPKVQSSDWYDCESGHDYS; this is translated from the exons ATGTCTTTTAGTTGTGATGAGCTGCAGGATGTGAAACAGAGACTGAGCAGTTGTATCGATGAGTCAACAGAGAAGCTGCGCAGACTCAGTGAGGACATCTGGAGCTGTGCAGAGCTCGCATATCAGGAGCACAAGTCTCATGACAGGCAG AGCCACGTGGACACCTGCGGGCAGCACGGTCACGTGGTCAACGTGGGGTTCCTGTGTGAGTACGACGCCCTGGACCTCCCAGTACAGGTCCAG GTGACAGTTCTGGGGACTCCAGCGGAAGAGGATGGTGGAGGGAAAATAGACCTGTTAAATGAGGGGGCTTTTGATAACATGGACGTAGTGTTCATGGCTCACCCCCTGCAGGATGACGCTCCCTATCTCCCCCTAGTGGCTGAACATGA CGTGATTATAAAGTATCATGGGAAGGCATCTCACGCCTCGGCTTACTCCTGGGAGGGAGTGAATGCTCTGGACGCGGCGGTGCTGTGCTACAACAGTCTGTCTGTGCTCAGACAGCAGATGAAGCCGGACTGGAGAGTTCACG GTATCATAAAGCACGGAGGAGAGAAACCCAACATCATCCCTGCCTTCACTCAGCTAGAGTACTATCTGGGGACTCCATCCCAGGCCGAGCTTCTTCTCCTGAAATCCAAAGCTGAGGGGTGTTTCAGAGCAGCTGCTGAGGCCACTGGATGTTGG GTTGAAGTGGAGTATTCCAGAAATGCATTCGACAACATATTGAGGAATAAAACTCTGGAGGATTTGTATGAGAACAATGGAAAGGCTCTGGGGATGGAGTTCACCACGGATGAAGAAGTCCTGAACAACGCTTCTG GCTCCACAGACTTTGGAAACGTGACGTTTGTTGTTCCTGGGATTCATCCGTACTTCTACATCGGCTCTAAGGCTCTGAACCACACAGAGGAGTACACCGTGGCCTCTG gcGATGACAGAGCTCACTTCTTCACCGTGCGGACGGCGAAGCCTCTGGCCATGACGGCTCTGGATGTGCTGCTGCGACCCAAAGTTCAAAGTTCTGATTGGTATGATTGTGAAAGCGGTCATGATTATTCATAA